CGCGCCGTTTGCGAAAGCCCGCAGCGTGCATTACCTGCACGAGAGCGCGCTGAACGAACTGCCCGAGATATTGGCCAGCCAGCTGCCAAACCGCGATTACATCCTGATCGGCCACTCAGACGGCGGCAGCATCGCGCTGCTGCACGCCGCAGAACAAGCCTGCCGCCTCAAAGGCGTGATCACCGCCGCCGCCCATGTATTTGTCGAAGACATCACCCTGGCCGGCATCCGCCAGGCTGTGGCCGCCTGGCGCGCAGGCAAGCTGGCTGGCCTGTCCCTTTATCATGGCGACAAGGCCGAAGTGCTGTTCCACGCCTGGGCCGACACCTGGCTCAAGCCGGCTTTCGCTCACTGGAACATCGAATACGCGCTGCCGTCCATCGCCTGCCCTTTGCTGGCCCTGCAAGGGGCCGAGGATCACTACGGCAGCGCGGCGCAATTGGACGCCATCGCCGGCAAATCGCAAAACGGCCGGCAGATCATGCTGCTGAACTGCGGCCATAGCCCGCACCTGGAAGCGCCGCAGGCCACGCTGGAGGCCATGGCGGATTTCATTGCCGCGCACTGCCTGCCAGCTCAAATCTAAAAAGGAAGCTGACTATGCTGTTTAGCGACATGCCCATCCTCGACCACCCGCAAGCCATTCTCCGTCCCTTGCGCCTGGACGACATCCAGGCTTGGCACGACTACCTGACGCTGGAACAGGTTTACCAGCACACCAGCTGGAATGTGCGCTCGCCGGACGATCTGATCCATTACGCCTGGCAGCCTGAGCAATTCACCGACAGCAGCGCGCTGCGCTTCGCCATCGCCGACCGCGACAGCGATCGCCTGCTCGGCACCGCTGGCTTTCATACCGTTACGCCTATCAATGCCAGCGCGGAAATCGCGTATGATCTCTCCCCCGCCGCCTGGGGCCGCAAGCTCGCCTCCGCCGCCAGCGCCAGCTTGCTGCGATGGGGGCATGGCCACATCGGCCTGGTCCGCATCCAGGCCACCGTGCTGCCCAGCAATCTGCGCTCCATCAACGTGCTGGAACGCAATGGCTTTGAGCGCGAAGGCCTGCTGAGGGCTTACCGCAAGGTGCGCGGCCCGTCGCTGGATTTTTGGATCTACAGCCATATACAGGAGAAATGAATGATTCAACTGGCGAGCCAAGACCAGGAAATTGAGAACTGCTTTGCCGTGATGCGCCAATTGCGGCCGCACCTGCAAGCGGAAAGCTTTGTCGCCACAGTGCGTGCCATGATGGCCGAAGGATTTCAGCTGGCCTACCTGCAAGATCAGGGCGCCGTTGCCTGCGTGGCCGGCTTTCGCATCCAGCGCTCGCTGGTGGCCGGCAAAAATCTTTACGTGGACGATTTGGCCACCGACGAAACCTTGCGCTCTTCCGGCCATGGCGCGGCGATGATGGCCTGGCTGCGGCAACTGGCCAAGGATAAAGGCTGCAGCGAGATCCATCTGGATTCCGGCGTGCAGCGCCACCGGGCCCATCGCTTCTATCTCAACCGCAATATGGACATCGTCGCCTATCATTTCTCGGAATTGCTGAGTGATTGAGATCGTTCCGCACCAGGCCCACTGGGCCGACGAATTCGAAACCATCGCCGACCAACTGCGCGCGGCCCTGGGCGAACTGGCGCTGCGCATCGATCATATCGGCTCCACCGCGGTGCCCGGCCTGGCCGCCAAGGACGTGATCGATGTGCAAGTCAGCGTGGCGGCGCTGGATGAAACCACGGCCGAGCGGCTCAGCCGCGCCGGTTTCGAGCGCCGTCCGTTCAACCGCGACCATCTGCCGCCCAATAGCGAAGATGGACTGGAGCAATGGGGAAAATTCTTCTTCCGCGAGCCGGCCGGCCAGCGCCGCGCCCATATCCACGTCCGCCGAGTTGGCGCGGCCAATCAACGCTACGCCCTGCTGTTCCGCGACTATCTGCGCGCCCAGCCGGCCACGGCTCAAGCCTATGGCGAGCTGAAAACGCGGCTGGCCGCGGCGCTGGCGGACCCCGACAGCTACCCCGACGTCAAAGACCCGGCGGTCGATCTGATCTATCTTGCCGCGCTGGCCTGGGACGCCGCGCGCAGCGAAGCCGACAAATCCTGAAGGAGCGCGGCGCGTGATCTAGTCTGAATGCAGAACATCGCATCAAGGACCGGCATCATGTCGCTGCTTCAGGATATGCGCACCCGCCGCAAGCTCGCCCTGCTGCTGGCCATCCCGCTGCTGGGCATCATCGCGGTGGCGGCCGAAGGCCTGCTCACCATGGCGGAGCTGAAGGACCACGTCGCCAAAGTGTATGTCAGCAGCGCGGCACCGCTGTATGAGGTATCGAAAGTCAGCTCGCTGGTGCCGCGCACCCGCATCGATGTGATGCAGGCCATGATGGACGCCGGCGGATCGGGCACCGCCTACCGCTCGCCCAAGCAAAGAGCGGACCGCTTAGCCAGCAAGATCGTGGAAATGCGCGAGGCGGTGAACCGCTTGCAGCAAGGCCATATTTCCGCCGAGCTGCGCCCGCAGGTGGAGGCGATCAGCGCGGTATACCAAGACATGGCGACCAATAGCCTGCAGCCTTTCGTCGACGCCATCCGCGCCGACAAGATTGAGGACGCCAAAACCATCTATCCGCGCTTCGTCAAACAATATGAAACGCTGCGCGATCAAGTCAACGCGCTGATGCCGCTGCAGCTCAAACTGGCGGAAACCGCCTATCAGGACGCTAATCAGACCTATCAAAGCCAGAGCAAGGTGATTTACCTGGTGCTGGCCTTTTCCTTTTTGCTCAGCCTCGTCATCGGCATGCTGCTGTCCCGCCAGATCAACGGCGAGCTGGACGATCTGCGCGCCACCATGCTGGAGGCCGCCAACCATCTGCGTCTTAGCTTGAGGGCGCGCGGCGGCGGCAAAGACGAGTTCGGCGAACTGGCCGACGCCTTCAACCGGCTGATGTCGGCCTTTCAATCCGCGCTGCAAAGGATACATTCCCTGGGAGAGCAAGTCAGCGAACGCGCCCATGCCGTAGCCGATGCGTCGCGCGCCATCGCCGACGGCTCGCGCGCGCAAAGCGAAGCCGCCCAGCGCACCAATACCGCGGTGGAAAACGTGGCCGCCAGCGTGCAGCAAGTGGCGCAGACCGCCCAGGACAGCCGCGAGCTATCGCAATCCTTGCAAACTCTGTCGGTCAAGGGCGGCCAGGTGCTGGGCGAGAACGCCAGCAAGGCCAATACCCTGCACGGCGCCATCCATAAAACCGCCGAAGTGACGCAAAGCCTGGAGCAGCGCTCGCAGGAGATCAACAAAATCGTCAGCGTGATCCGCGACATCGCCGAGCAAACCAATCTGCTGGCCTTGAACGCCGCCATCGAGGCGGCGCGGGCCGGCGAGATGGGCCGCGGCTTCGCCGTTGTGGCGGACGAGGTGAGAAAGCTGGCCGAGCGCACCACTTCGGCCACGTCGGAAATCGGCTCCATGCTGGGCGGCATCCAGGGCGATGTCTCCAATGTGGTGGAAGACGCCAAGATGTGCGCGGAGCTGATCGAAGACAGCCGCCGCTGCTCGGAGCAGGCGATGGAGGCGCTGCAAGCGATACGCGACGGCGCGGATACCTCGGCGCGGCAGATTTCCGCCATCGCTGGCTCCACGGTGGAGCAGAACCGGGCGACGGCGGACATCGTCCAACGCATCGAGCAGATCGCGGTGATGGCCAATGACAACAACCGCTCGGTGCAATCGGCGGCCGACGCCGCCGACAGCCTCACCAGCCTGGTGGCGCAACTGGAAGACGAAACCAACCGCTTCCGGCTGCAGTGAGCCCGTTCAGGGCTGGATCGCCACCTTCAGCACCCCGCCGCGCTGATGCGAGAACAGATCGTAAGCTTCGACGATCTGGTCCAGCTTGTAATGGTGGGTCACCAAGGGAGAGAGGTCCAAGCGCTCGCTCTCCAGCACATTCATCAGCCTGCGCATTCTCTCCTTGCCGCCCGGACATAGCGAGGACACGATGCGCTTGTCGCCCAGGCCGGCGTTGAAGGCGTCGAGCGGGATTTTCAGATCGGACGAATACACGCCCAGGCTGGACAGCGTGCCGCCGGGCTTGAGCGCGCGCAGCGCCATCTCGAAGGTTCCCTGGGTGCCCAAGGCCTCGATGGACGCGTCCACGCCGCGGCCGCCGGTCAGCTTCATGATTTCGGACAGCACATCCACCTGCCGGAAATTCAGCGTGATATCGGCCCCCAAGCGGCGCGACACCGCCAAACGCTCGTCGATGCCATCCACCGCGATGATGCACGACGCGCCGCGCAGCCGCGCCCCCGCCACCGCGCACAGGCCTATCGGCCCCTGGGCGAACACCACCACCACATCGCCTATCTTGATGTTGGCCGCTTCCGCGCCGGCAAAACCGGTGGACATGATGTCCGGACACATCAGCACCTGCTCGTCGCTGAGCCCATCCGGAATCGGCGCCAGATTGGCTTGCGCGTCCGGCACCAGCACGTACTCCGCCTGGGTGCCGTCTATGGTGTTGCCGAAGCGCCAACCGCCCATGGGCTTGTAGCCATGGCATTCGCAGCCGCCATCCTGCGAAGGGAAGCCATCCTGGCAGCCATAAGAAGTAAAACTGGGGCAGATGGCGCCGGCGATGACGCGCTGTCCCTCGCGGTAGCCCTTCACCTCGGAACCCAGCTTTTCGATCACCCCGACCGGCTCATGGCCTATGGTCAGGCCGGACGCCACTGGATATTCGCCTTTCACGATGTGCACATCGGTGCCGCAGATGGTAGTTGTGGTGATGCGCACCAAGGCGTCGCGCGGCCCCACCGCCGGAATCGGCTTCTCGGTCAGCTCTATCCTGCCTGGCGCGACGAATACCGTTGCTTTCATGCTGCTCATGGACTGCTCCTCTGTATGGCGGCGCCGGAGAGATGATCATCGCCCAGGCGGAATCCGCTCGCTATTGGAAACCCGACGGCATACTCATGAAATGCGTTGCGACTGGATTAGACAAGGCCCTGGCGCTTTAGCTCCCCCGCAGGCTGACCTAGATCAAACCCTGCGTCGCGCAAGCGACGCGCACAGCGCAAACCGCTGTGCCGATACGGTCAGCGGCCGCCGAAAACGGCTTTGACCTGCTCCAGATACTGGAAACCGCCCTGTTCGGTCGGCTCGATGAAAGAGCCCTCGCCAAACTCGTTCCAGCAGCAGATCACCAGGCTCTTGTTCGCGGATAAACCGGGGTGGGCGTCCAGCCAGTCTTTGGCTGCCTGCAAATGCTGTTTGAACTGCGCCGGCGCGCTTTCGGACAAATCATGCTGCGCATCGCCCTTGGTGCCGCCCCAGGGGCGCTTGTCCCATCCAGACGTGGTCGGCACGATCAGCGGCAGATTGGAGTAGTTGGCAAATCCTTGCCATTGCGCGCGGTAGCCTTGATCCAGTTCCGCATAGCTATGCGAGGCATGCGTATCGCCAGGGCCTTGCTGATAGTTGTAGGTGGAGAAGGCGCTGTACCCGGCAGCCTTGGCGCCGCCGGACAAGAAAGGCGCGGAAGCGCCGCTGCCGGCGACGAAGTTGATGCTGGCGCCGCCCTTCTCCATCGCCAGCGTTTGCGCGCGCGCCAACAGCGACTTGGCGGTCTGGCCGAAGGTCTTGGCCTGGCTCTCCAGCATATCGGCGGAAAACACGAACACCACCGGATGGCCATCCATTTTCAGGAATTCGGCCCGGGGGAAATAATGATCCCGCCAATAGCGGATCATGCCGTCCCAATCAGTCAAACTGGTCGGGAAATTGCCGTGATTGGCCCACAGCAAAGAGAATTTGACCTCCGCCCGTTCCGGCGCCCGCAGATAGGCTTGCAGCGCATGGTCCAGATAAACGGTATCGTTGGGCGGCCCCATATACCAGTCGAACACCACATAGTTGATGCCGTAGCTCGACATCCAGCCCAACTGCTTGCTCATCACCGCGTCATCGCCTTCGTGGTACCAGCCCAACAGCGGCTTGCGGGCCGGATAAGGCTTGATCGGCTCCCATGGGTGCATGGAGGGCGAACCCGGCGTGTTGTCTCGCCAGCCGGGGAAATAGTAGACGCCCACTTGGTATGGCGCCGCCATCGCGGCGGCGACCAAACCGGCCAAAGCCCCCGCCATCAAGACTTTTTTCATCCCCCTGCAGATACGACTGCTCATGCTCGCCCCCAGTTGTAAGGTCGGCCTGCGGCATTCCATTCGCCACTTGACGACAATTTTGACAATCCATTTACATAACCGCCCCTCACGATAAAGCCGCAAGGTTTTGACATGCAACAGCTTCATTAAAAGTGGGGCGATATTGACGCAACATCTGGTTTACAAGATTTCGTTCACGATAAAATATCTCCACATAAAATAATTGGATGACATCCATGAACAAGTCAATGCTCTACGCGCTCGCCGCCATCGCCATGTGGGCCTCGGTCGCCACCCTAAGCGCCCTCACCCACGACTTGCCGCCCTTCTTCGTCGCCGGCGTGGGCCTATGCCTGGGCAGTCTATTGACCGTTCACCGGATTCAAGAATGGAAGGTGCCGATCAAGGTGTTCGCCAACGGCGTGTACGGCATCTTCGGCTTCTACTTTTTCCTGTTCAACGCCTATCGCCTTGCCCCGGTGATGGAGGCCACCGTGCTCAGCTATGTCTGGCCGCTGCTGATGGTGCTGCTGTCGCCGCTGGCGCTGCGCGGCACCCGCCTGGGCCTTAACCATATTGTCGGCAGCCTGATAGGATTTGCCGGCGCGGCCTTGATCGTCACCGGCGGCAAGCTGTCGCTGTCCATGGATGCCCTGCCGGGCTACCTGATGGCCTTGGGCGCCGCCGTGGTGTGGGCCAGCTATAGTTTGTTCACGCGCCGCTTGCCGGGCTGCGGCGACAACGCCGTGGGGGGCTTCTGCCTGACCTCCGGCCTATTGGCGCTGGGCTTGCACTTCGCCACCGAACCCGCCGCCCACCCCAGCCTGGCGCAATGGGGCATGATGCTGGTGATGGGCCTGCTGCCCATGGGCGCGGCCTTCTTGTGCTGGAACCGCGCCATGCAACTGGGCGATCCGCGCCAGATCGGCGCCTTGGGCAATACCACGCCGCTGCTGTCCACGCTGATGCTGGTGCTGTCCGGCCAGGCCGCCCTGCACGGCAGCGCCGTGCTGGCCATCGCCATGATCGTCGGCGGCGCCGCTCTGGGCACGCTGCCCATGGAATGGTTCCGCCTGAGACTGCCGCTGCGCGCCTGAGCCTGCGCCTATCCGCCGGCGCGGCGGCTTGCGCCTCGCGCCTTGAGGAGTATCATTCCGTCTTGTCTTCACACAAAACCAATTAAGGGGCAGACATGGCAAAACACTGGGGCAAGGTGCTGACCGCGATGGTCACGCCTTTCGACGCCGAGGGCCGGCTCAATCTGGATATGGCGTGCCGGCTGGCGCGTCATCTGGCTGACAATGGCAGCGATGGCCTGGTGCTGGCCGCCACCACCGGCGAGGCGCCCACGCTGAGCGACGCCGAGCGCTTCGACCTGATCCGCGCCGTCAGCGAAGCCGTAACCATCCCGGTACTGGCCGGCACCGGCAGCAACGACACCCGCCATGCGCTGGAAATGACCGCCAAGGCGGAAGCCGCCGGCGCGGCCGGCGTGTTTCTGGTCGGCCCGTATTACAACCGTCCGCCGCAAGCCGGCATCGAAGCGCATTTTCGCGCGCTGGCCGCCGCCACCCGTTTGCCGGTGATGCTGTACGACGTGCCGGGCCGCACCGGCCGCCGCATCTGCCACGATGTGCTGCTGAGGCTGTTCCGCGAGGTGGACAATCTCGTCGCCTTCAAGGACGCCACCGGCGATCCCGCCGCGGCGGCCCGTCTGGTGGCCGAAGCCGGCGAGCATTTCGAGCTTTACTCCGGCGACGACGCGCTGACCCTGCCCCTGCTGGCCGTAGGCGCTGTCGGCGTGGTGGGCACCTCCACCCACTGGACCGGACCTCTGTTTGCGACCATGATCGCCGCTTTCGAACAGGGCGACATTTACCTGGCCCGCGCCATCAATGCCGCGTTGCAGCCCTCCTTCGCCTTCTCCAATACCGACGCGTCGGTGTACTCGATGTCGGTGAAAGCCATGCTGCGCAGCCAGGGCCTGCCGGTAGGCGAATGCCGCTTGCCGCTGCCGCCCGCGCCGCCGGAAGTCGAACCCGCCGCCCGCGAAGTCTGGCGCCAGCTGCAGGCTTGGCGGCAGCAGAATCTTCGCTGACCATTCATGCAAAACAGCCCCTGGACAAATCGCCAGGGGCTGTTTTTCATTGGCTTGGCCCTTGGACCCGGATCACCCGCGGTCCGGCCTCACGCGGCGCGATCAATAATTGACGCCCAGATAGATATAACCCGTCAGTTGCCCGCCCTTGGCGTTGCCCACGCCGACGAACAAGGGTCCCAGAATGGTGTCCGCGCCCAGGAACACCGAGCCCGCCGGAATCCACTTCCGCGCCTGCTGGCCGGTGAAGGTTTCGCCCCAGATGCGGCCCGCCTCCATCGACACGCCGGCATAAATGCCGGAGCCGAGTATCGGCGGCAATGAGGACGCGCGCCAGTACACCATCAAGCGGGCCAGCGCCACCTGGCTGGCCAGCAGCTCGCCGTTCTGATAACCGGTCAGATTGAGGAAGCCGCCCAGGCTTTGCGGCACGAAGGCCTCGGAACGGATATCCACGCTGCCCCGCGTCTTCGCCGTGAAGCGCGCGGTGAAGTCGCCATAGGTGTGCGCCAGCTCGCCGGTCAGATCGTAGAACTTCTGGTTGACCTCGCTGCCCAGGCTAGGCAAACCGGCCCCGATTTTGCCGTTGAAGTAATAGCCGGATCTCGGCCAACGCGGATTGTCGAACTGATCCACCACCAGGCTGCTTTGCACGCCGACATCGCGGAAGCGGGAAATATCCAGCGCATCGCCCTGCTGGCCCTGGGCCAAGGTAAAGCGATTGTCCTGCCGGTACAGGCCCAGGCGCCATTCTCCATATTTGCCCAAGGCCAAGCCGGTATTGAGCTGATAGTTCTCGACATTGTTCTTGAAGGTGTCCATCACCGTATGGTCGTCGTTATAGAAACGGAACGGCGTTTGCGCGAAACCGACCGAAGCGGCGACGAAAACCGGGCTGTCGCGCCATAGCGGTTGGTACAACTCGCTGCGCAGCTCCTTCTCGAAACCGACCGCCATATCATTGCGCCACGACGCGCCGGCATCATTCAGCGAAGTCCATTCATGCGAAGCGCGCAGGGTGAAATTGCTGTCGCCCGGGGTGTCGCTGTTCAGGTTCAAGCCGAAATGCAGATAGTTCTGACCGATGGCGCGCTCCATCGGCGTCACCGTCATCACATTGCGGCCCTCGATATTGTCAACCTGATAGGACAGCTTGTCGTATTCGCCGTTGGCGAAAATTTCCGCCAGACGCTCGCGCGCCGTGCCGACCGGCACCGTCGCGCCCGGAAAGTTCAGCGACTCTTTGAGCGAAGACAGCTTGGTGTAGACCCCATCCTTGCCCGCCACCTTGACCTCATCCAATACCGGGTAGCGCGGGTGCTGCAAGGATTGCTTCCAGGCCTCGTACTGCGCTGGCGACACCGAATAGCGCGATAGCTGATCCGCCAGCTTCACCGCGGCCTCCTCGCCGCGCTTCATGATGTCTTTGTGATCGCTGAAGGAAGCGGCGGTAAAGCCCGTCAAGTCCGGCTTGATCAAGATATCCTGCGCGTCCAACAACTTCATCTGCTGCTGCACATTGCGCATCACCGCCAGATTGGTGCTTTGCGACACCACATCGAACAGTGTCTGAATTTCATCCGTCTTGAGCAAGGGCGTGCCGACATCCACCACGATCACATGCTTGGCGCAGCGACCTTTGACATCCTGCACCGGCACATTGCGGGCGATGGCGCCGTCCACCAGCAGATGGCCGTCATCCTCCACCAGATCGAACACCCCCGGCACCGCCATGCTGGCGCGCAAAGCCCTCGCCAGCGACCCCTTGCCGAACACCACGGCATCGCCGGTCGTCAGATCGGCCGCCACCGCGCGGAACGGGATGGGCAGCGTGTCGAAATCATCGACATTGCGGTCGCGGGTCAGCTTGTGGATATACAGCTCAATCCCCTGCGAATTGATGGCGCTGCGCGGCACCCGCAAACTGCCGTCCTTCAGGCCGAAGCGGACATCCAGATAGTTTTCGTAATCATTGCGCTTGCGGTCATAGGGGATTTCCGAACGCGCGGGCCGTCCGGCCAGCATCTGATCCCAATCGGCGGCATCGAACTCACGCTCAATCTCATCCAGCGGCAAGCCGTTGGCATAAATACCACCGATCAAGGCGCCGGCGCTGGTGCCCGCGATGCAGGAGACCGGAATGCGCAAACGCTCCAACTCTTTGAGAACGCCCAAATGCGCGAAGCCCCGCGCGCCGCCGCCTCCCAACACCACGCCCACGCCTTCCGGCGTATCTGAAGCGGCAGCCTCCTGCGAGGCCAATAAACTGGCAAACAAGGCCAAAACCAGCGCACTGCGCCGGAATAAGAAACGACTGCTAATAAACATGTCGGATAATTTTTCGATTACGGTTTCACCATCATCAACGCGTGACGTAAGATATAGTGACATATAAACGAGAACATACTTCAACAAAGCTCGAATAAATGTTCGATTTCAAGTCACTTGTCAGCTCTCTTCTCAGCAAGAACACGCCAGCCTCTGGCGTGGCGCAATCGGCGACCCTGCTGGTGCGCGATCTTCCGCAAGCGGAGTACTTTACCGCCTTGGTGGAAATCATCAAGGCCGTTTCCCGGATCAATGCCGATACCGAGATGTCGCTCAAGGAGCGCGTCAAAACGCTGCTTTATGTCGACGACAAAGCCGCGCGCATCCATCAACAACTTTGCCAGGACTACTTGCACTCCAAAGGCGGCAGCAAAGGCTATTTGCCGACCATCCTTGCTTATTGGCACGAATTGTCCAATGCCTACCAAATCTGTTTGAGATTGTACAAAAACGGCTCCAGCCAGATTGCCGACAATGAACAGCAGCTGATTGTCGTGCGCGGCCTGCATCACCAGATGCGATTGATCGCCTGGAACGCGCTGCGTTATCTCAAACCGGAAGGCACCGCCTGGCAACAAGGCTTCCGATATTTCACTTACGCGGAAGATGCCGGATTTTCCCGCCAGCCCGTGCTGCTTTATCCAGACTCTCGCAATGAAATCAGTTGCGAGCAATTGCTGGTTCAGGCCGGCATGTTGTTTCTGGCGCAGACGGAAAACATGCTGCACAAGGAAATCATCGCGGTCGATCAACTGCTTATGCTGCTCAGCCAGAATATCCCGCTGGACAAGCAGCCTCCAACCGAAACGCCGATCTTCGTATACAACCTGTCCCAGCCGGATCCGCCGCAGCCCATGCTGCGCGGCATGGCCGGCAAATGGCATCGTTACTGGTCCGCCTACGAAATCACCAGCCGGCTTGCCGATCTGATGTTCGATCTCGACAACCGCATACCCTCGCAGCTCGCCGCGCTGGGCTGCGAGCTGGAAAGAGAGGAATGGGCGGAGCTGTGCGAGAAGCTCGCCATCCGCTGGTCCAACGACGGCGGCAAATCGCTGCGGAAATCCGAACGCTCCCTGCACGCCTCCAGCGCGCAGGTGTCCATCGGCTTCGACCGGGTCGCGTTTCAGGTCAAAGTTCAGGATGTCAGCTCGCTGGAAAGCGATCGCGTGGACGAATGGCGGATCAACGACATCAGCAGCACGGGCATGGGCCTGACCTTCATCGGCAAAACCATAGAACAACTGGCCATCGGCCGGCTCATCCTGGTCAAAACCGAGAACCACCCCTTGCTGCTCGGCATTATCCGCCGCATTCTGCGACAAAACAACGGCACCAAGGTCGGCATTGAGATTTTAGGGCAAACGCCGGTTGGCGTGTCCTTGCTGGACCCCGCCATGCCCGATGCGCCGCCCTTCACCGCCATCTACATCACACAGCCGAACTCCCGCAAAGGACAGCGCTGGTTCCTGATGCCGAAAAACCTGAGCGGCCCCGCCAAGGAGTTGATCCTCACCGCGCAAGGCAAGTCCTACCAGATCAAGCTGAAGGATCCCCAGCAAGATTTCGAAGACTGCAGCCACAGCAACTTCGACACGCTGTCAAAAATGGACTGACGCCCTCGCCGCTTCGGCCTCCTCCAGCCCTAAGCCCGCCCTGCGCGGGCTTTTTTCATCGCACGCCCAGCCTCTAGATACTCCATTTCTTTATTCCAAATAGGTATTGCGCAATTTTACGCCATAAAATACCTTTGTCATGTAGCTCTCGCTACATAGACAAATAATAAAGGATGATCCATGAAGAAAACTTCCGTGAATGGCGCGGCCCTTGCGGCCGCGGCTGCGCTATCCGCCAGCGCGGCAGCCGGCCCCGCCTACCCTCTGCAAGCCGGCGATCCCTTGGTCAAACAACAATGGCACCTGCAGAACACCGGCCAGGATGCGTTCTCCAAACGCGGCGGCATAGCCGGCTATGATCTGAATCTGGCTTTCACCCATTTGCGCGGCATCCGCGGCGTCGGCACAACGATCGCCGTGATCGACGGGGGCGTCGAGATCCGCCACCCAGACCTTGCCGCCAACGTGGTCCCCGGTTCCAAAAACTTCGACAATGGCAGCGGCGACCCCACTCCGGATAAGCCAGAAGACAATCACGGCACCGCCGTGGCCGGCATCGCCGCCGCAGTAGGCTGGAATGGAATCGGCGGCCGCGGCGTAGCGCCGTCCGCCAGCCTGCAGGGCTTCAACTGGATCCATACGCAAACGCTGGATGACTGGCTGCTCTCCCACGGCAAGAAGCCAGGCGGCAGACCGCTGGAAGCCTTTACCGACGCAC
The Chromobacterium sp. IIBBL 290-4 DNA segment above includes these coding regions:
- the dapA gene encoding 4-hydroxy-tetrahydrodipicolinate synthase encodes the protein MAKHWGKVLTAMVTPFDAEGRLNLDMACRLARHLADNGSDGLVLAATTGEAPTLSDAERFDLIRAVSEAVTIPVLAGTGSNDTRHALEMTAKAEAAGAAGVFLVGPYYNRPPQAGIEAHFRALAAATRLPVMLYDVPGRTGRRICHDVLLRLFREVDNLVAFKDATGDPAAAARLVAEAGEHFELYSGDDALTLPLLAVGAVGVVGTSTHWTGPLFATMIAAFEQGDIYLARAINAALQPSFAFSNTDASVYSMSVKAMLRSQGLPVGECRLPLPPAPPEVEPAAREVWRQLQAWRQQNLR
- a CDS encoding patatin-like phospholipase family protein, producing the protein MFASLLASQEAAASDTPEGVGVVLGGGGARGFAHLGVLKELERLRIPVSCIAGTSAGALIGGIYANGLPLDEIEREFDAADWDQMLAGRPARSEIPYDRKRNDYENYLDVRFGLKDGSLRVPRSAINSQGIELYIHKLTRDRNVDDFDTLPIPFRAVAADLTTGDAVVFGKGSLARALRASMAVPGVFDLVEDDGHLLVDGAIARNVPVQDVKGRCAKHVIVVDVGTPLLKTDEIQTLFDVVSQSTNLAVMRNVQQQMKLLDAQDILIKPDLTGFTAASFSDHKDIMKRGEEAAVKLADQLSRYSVSPAQYEAWKQSLQHPRYPVLDEVKVAGKDGVYTKLSSLKESLNFPGATVPVGTARERLAEIFANGEYDKLSYQVDNIEGRNVMTVTPMERAIGQNYLHFGLNLNSDTPGDSNFTLRASHEWTSLNDAGASWRNDMAVGFEKELRSELYQPLWRDSPVFVAASVGFAQTPFRFYNDDHTVMDTFKNNVENYQLNTGLALGKYGEWRLGLYRQDNRFTLAQGQQGDALDISRFRDVGVQSSLVVDQFDNPRWPRSGYYFNGKIGAGLPSLGSEVNQKFYDLTGELAHTYGDFTARFTAKTRGSVDIRSEAFVPQSLGGFLNLTGYQNGELLASQVALARLMVYWRASSLPPILGSGIYAGVSMEAGRIWGETFTGQQARKWIPAGSVFLGADTILGPLFVGVGNAKGGQLTGYIYLGVNY
- a CDS encoding PilZ domain-containing protein, whose amino-acid sequence is MFDFKSLVSSLLSKNTPASGVAQSATLLVRDLPQAEYFTALVEIIKAVSRINADTEMSLKERVKTLLYVDDKAARIHQQLCQDYLHSKGGSKGYLPTILAYWHELSNAYQICLRLYKNGSSQIADNEQQLIVVRGLHHQMRLIAWNALRYLKPEGTAWQQGFRYFTYAEDAGFSRQPVLLYPDSRNEISCEQLLVQAGMLFLAQTENMLHKEIIAVDQLLMLLSQNIPLDKQPPTETPIFVYNLSQPDPPQPMLRGMAGKWHRYWSAYEITSRLADLMFDLDNRIPSQLAALGCELEREEWAELCEKLAIRWSNDGGKSLRKSERSLHASSAQVSIGFDRVAFQVKVQDVSSLESDRVDEWRINDISSTGMGLTFIGKTIEQLAIGRLILVKTENHPLLLGIIRRILRQNNGTKVGIEILGQTPVGVSLLDPAMPDAPPFTAIYITQPNSRKGQRWFLMPKNLSGPAKELILTAQGKSYQIKLKDPQQDFEDCSHSNFDTLSKMD